The genomic segment CTTTTATGATATAATTGGCTAAATTAAACCAGCTCTCACAGTGATTAAGTATCACTTTATCTCCTGAAACTACTCTACCCATTTTCATTAATAATACATCTGGATTTCTAACTATCTCAACATCTACATGACTGTTCCAATCTTTTGATATAGCTAGTGTAAGCTGTTTTAGCATACCCGAATTGGATACTGGCTGGTCCAAATAAAATATTACACCTGGTACAAGCAGCTCATCCAATGTCTTTCCTATAAGTTCTAAGGCTGTATATGTTTTATCTATAATTTTGTAAGTTCCCCTTAATCCTGCAAGATCTCGTATAACACCATCATTTCCAAGAAGAACTTTACTCTTTGAAAGAGCAACCTCCAAAGTTATAATTAAATTAAAACCATCGATATAAATAGTTCCATTTTCCCCTTCCTTAAGATCCAAACATTTCTTTTCTCTCTCTTGACACTCTTTACTTGATGCAGTAGATCTCATTAATGCCATCCGTTGTCTCTTTGAAAACTGGTTCTTATCTCCAACAAGGTCCAATATTCTTTCGATTTTGTAACCTCGATCCAATAACCATACCAACTCTTCCTGTGCGGTTTTTAGCTTTTTCATATTTTCCTTGGAGAACCATCGCGTATCATCTTTATCAAAACCTCTTCGTACAACTTTTACTTCCATATATGTGGTCTCCTTCTAATAATTATTTTTGGTATCCTATGGTTATTTTGCAGCATTATTCTTGTACTAAACCTAAATATTTATTAATAGCTATCAATAATTTCTTGAGCCTTTGTTACAAACTCTCTTTTTAAGTCATCAGGTTCAATAATCTTTATTGCATTGCCATAGGTAAAGAGTAAACCTTTCCAACCCTTTTCATACTCTGGTACAGTAAATTCCAAAAGGAAGTCTCCACTTTCCAAATCTATTATATTACCATTTGGGAAGTACTCCTCAACAGATACACGCACCTCTTGTTTCCCTTGTATCTTAACTTTTATATAGTTATATGAATTAAGCTGTTCTTGCTTTTTTAACAATGTTTCAAAGTCATCATGCTTCCTTGAAAATATGTTCTCTGAATCCTCTAAGTTTCTCATTCGGAGGACTTTAAATAATCGATAATCATCTTTCTCTAAACAGTATGCAAGCATATACCAAGCATACCATCTATATACCATACCAATAGGTTCAACTTTACGTCTAGTTCTGTCTCCATAGGCATTTGTATATTCATATTTCAAAATGTGTTTATCATTTATTGCTTGTTCAATAATCTTAAGATGGTCATCCATATCAGTGCCTTCTCTTGATATACTTAAGTCAAATTTAATATTAGAAGAATTTTCAAGACTGAACTTTGAAGAACTCATTATTTTTTCAAAAGTCTCATCCAGTTTTTTATTACTATAGGCTGTACACAATCCAGCTAATGCTGTTTTGATAAACTGGTAGTCCTCTGCTGTGACCATTTGCTTATCAAGCTTAAAACCATCCATGATTCCATAACCCCCATTTGTACCATGCAGAGATACAATGGGGATTCCAGCTAAGCACAAAGCTTCAATATCACGTTGAATTGTTCTTGATGATACTTCAAACTTCTCAGCCAATGTATTGGCATTGACTATATCACGATTAAGTAAATAAATGACTATTCCAAGTAATCTATCTATACGCATTCTACTCATCCCCTATTAGATTTCATCCGTTAAATTAACCACTCTAATAATGACGTAGAGTGGTTGATATTGACTCTATGAAGTTGCACAAGACTAAGCACTCACAATGCAATTTCTGCCCTTCTTTTTAGCTTGATATAAAGCACTATCAGCTAATTTTATCATTTCTTCTGCAGATTCATTACTATAAGTTTTCACACCACCACTAACAGTAACTTGATGTGGTAAACCAAAATCCATCTTTTCAATTTCTGTACGAATACGCTCTCCAAACTTTTTTGCATCCTCTTCATTTGTATTCGTTAGTACGACAAGAAATTCCTCGCCGCCATATCGACCAACGTAATCTGTCTGACGAGAGTATTCAGATAGTAACTTAGCAATTCTAATGATTACTTGATCACCAACTTGATGGCCATAAGTATCATTGATCTGCTTGAAATGATCAATATCAGTCATTAGAATACTAACAGGTTGTGAATAACGTGCTGATCGATTAATTTCATTTTTTAGTGTATCACATATTGTTTTATGATTGAGTAAGTTGGTCATAGAATCTTTTAAGGCTAGGTTTTCTAAGGCCTTATGTTCAAGAAAAACTTTTAATCGTAACCGATAAACAATAACTCCCAATACACAGCAAATAACTGTCATCAAGAAGGCATCTGCTATATAAATATAGATATCTTTTAAAAAGAAAGCATCTGGATGCATAGTTGCATTTAACGGCATATGACCTGGTGGAAGTGTACCCACTGGAGGCTTCCCAGGACCAGGAGGTAAATTTCTCATTTCTTCTGAAATAGGTAGCTCTATTAATAACCTCATATTCAACTGAAAATATAAGTAAAGTCCAATGTTAGTTACTAAAGTTACTAAGGAACGTCTATAGAAAAGTGCCGATGTTCCTGTTAAAGTAAGTATAAACATGGTAATTGAACCTGTTCTGTTGACCTGATCAAGACTAATAATTACTGACCAATATACAAGCAAAATACAGTATAAGGCAATAATCACTTGCAATATTAGTCCATTGATTGGTTTCTTATTAAATATGACCCAGAATGCTATGAGTATAGATAATGTTTGAAAGATGAATACAAAATATGTTAGTTTATTTTCAAAGGCTGGATTTAACCCTTGTTCACTTAAAATAATAACTACTTCAAACAGCATATACACGATGCTTATAATAATAACTCTAAAAAAGTTTTCCTTTGCAATGGTACTATAAAACTCCTCTTTAAGATCTTTTGTAATAGGTATAAATAACCCCTTAAACTTTTGATAAAAACGATTGTTGTCTATTGGCTTCATTGGTCCCCCCATATTTTTTACCATCTAATTTTTTATCGATGATCAATATTCCTCCTAGATTTATCACAATTATCTTTGTAACCCCGTTTTTAGAAGTATACCATCTATAATTGTCTTACTGTAATACATATCGGCTTATTGCTTAAAGTAATTAATAAGATTTAAGTTTAATAAAGGTTATTTCCTATACAAGCTAGCAAACACCATCTTTGATTATAGAACTATAATCAAAAAGGTGTTTTTTAGAGAACCGATTGTTAATCACTTAAGGGGTATACTATTAGCAGCACCTTGGTTTTGTTGGTATTCTTTTTCCTGATATAATAGCATTATATAGTTGTTCTTCATCAGGATAATTTTTTACTGAAATTACTTTACCATCAACTACGATTAATGGGGATACTTTTGATAGTACAAAATTTATATTGGCTTCACTTACTACAAGCCTTTCACCACTTTCTTTGAATACTTTATTCAGCATTGATATAAACTCTTGCTTATTATCTTTTGTTAAATAATAGATCTGAAATTCGTTAGCAGAACCATATCTAATGGAAAAACTCTCAGCTAATTCATCAATTGATAACGATTTCGCTGATCCACAACAACAGCCTGAATTACAACAACATCCGCTATGAGATGATTGATTATTTAACGCTTCATTCACCATAAACACTTCTATCAACCTCTTAGCCATATTATCCTCACCTTTCAAATTATTTTACTACACTGGACAAACATTTTTACATTTTCCACATCCACATTTGCTAAGGTCTCCTTTTGCATTTGGAGCATTTCTAATTGGGCATACTCTTAGGCATTTCATACATTTAATGCAAATGCCTGAAACCTTATGATCTGGTACAAGTGGAGCATCTGTTATAATTGCTCCTAAGCTAGTTGTCAAACCAAATCCTTTAACTACTAGAGAATTTACAGGACTTAATTCTCCAATACCTGCTTCATCTCCCATTCTCACAAGGGATATAGCTCTATTAGTTCCTTCTACTATTACAGAATTATAGCCAAGTGAATTTAAGTAAGTTATT from the Vallitalea okinawensis genome contains:
- a CDS encoding helix-turn-helix transcriptional regulator, whose translation is MRIDRLLGIVIYLLNRDIVNANTLAEKFEVSSRTIQRDIEALCLAGIPIVSLHGTNGGYGIMDGFKLDKQMVTAEDYQFIKTALAGLCTAYSNKKLDETFEKIMSSSKFSLENSSNIKFDLSISREGTDMDDHLKIIEQAINDKHILKYEYTNAYGDRTRRKVEPIGMVYRWYAWYMLAYCLEKDDYRLFKVLRMRNLEDSENIFSRKHDDFETLLKKQEQLNSYNYIKVKIQGKQEVRVSVEEYFPNGNIIDLESGDFLLEFTVPEYEKGWKGLLFTYGNAIKIIEPDDLKREFVTKAQEIIDSY
- a CDS encoding DUF434 domain-containing protein; protein product: MEVKVVRRGFDKDDTRWFSKENMKKLKTAQEELVWLLDRGYKIERILDLVGDKNQFSKRQRMALMRSTASSKECQEREKKCLDLKEGENGTIYIDGFNLIITLEVALSKSKVLLGNDGVIRDLAGLRGTYKIIDKTYTALELIGKTLDELLVPGVIFYLDQPVSNSGMLKQLTLAISKDWNSHVDVEIVRNPDVLLMKMGRVVSGDKVILNHCESWFNLANYIIKEYLEDADIVDLY
- a CDS encoding GGDEF domain-containing protein; this encodes MKPIDNNRFYQKFKGLFIPITKDLKEEFYSTIAKENFFRVIIISIVYMLFEVVIILSEQGLNPAFENKLTYFVFIFQTLSILIAFWVIFNKKPINGLILQVIIALYCILLVYWSVIISLDQVNRTGSITMFILTLTGTSALFYRRSLVTLVTNIGLYLYFQLNMRLLIELPISEEMRNLPPGPGKPPVGTLPPGHMPLNATMHPDAFFLKDIYIYIADAFLMTVICCVLGVIVYRLRLKVFLEHKALENLALKDSMTNLLNHKTICDTLKNEINRSARYSQPVSILMTDIDHFKQINDTYGHQVGDQVIIRIAKLLSEYSRQTDYVGRYGGEEFLVVLTNTNEEDAKKFGERIRTEIEKMDFGLPHQVTVSGGVKTYSNESAEEMIKLADSALYQAKKKGRNCIVSA